A portion of the Phocoena sinus isolate mPhoSin1 chromosome 9, mPhoSin1.pri, whole genome shotgun sequence genome contains these proteins:
- the FZD1 gene encoding frizzled-1, which translates to MAEEEAPKKSRAAAASGASWELCAGTLRTGPVAEGSGDVGSRRRPPRVDSGRLARGVLLLIWLLEAPLLLGVRAQAAGQGPGPGQQPPPPQQQQSGQQYNGERGISIPDHGYCQPISIPLCTDIAYNQTIMPNLLGHTNQEDAGLEVHQFYPLVKVQCSAELKFFLCSMYAPVCTVLEQALPPCRSLCERARQGCEALMNKFGFQWPDTLKCEKFPVHGAGELCVGQNTSDKGTPTPSLLPEFWTSNPQHGGGGYRGGGFAGGAGASERGKFSCPRALKVPSYLNYHFLGEKDCGAPCEPTKVYGLMYFGPEELRFSRTWIGIWSVLCCASTLFTVLTYLVDMRRFSYPERPIIFLSGCYTAVAVAYIAGFLLEDRVVCNDKFAEDGARTVAQGTKKEGCTILFMMLYFFSMASSIWWVILSLTWFLAAGMKWGHEAIEANSQYFHLAAWAVPAIKTITILALGQVDGDVLSGVCFVGLNNVDALRGFVLAPLFVYLFIGTSFLLAGFVSLFRIRTIMKHDGTKTEKLEKLMVRIGVFSVLYTVPATIVIACYFYEQAFRDQWERSWVAQSCKSYAIPCPHLQAGGAPPHPPMSPDFTVFMIKYLMTLIVGITSGFWIWSGKTLNSWRKFYTRLTNSKQGETTV; encoded by the coding sequence ATGGCTGAGGAGGAGGCGCCTAAGAAGTCTCGGGCCGCCGCCGCCAGCGGCGCAAGCTGGGAACTTTGTGCCGGGACGCTCCGCACTGGACCGGTGGCGGAGGGGAGCGGGGACGTGGGCAGCCGCCGCCGTCCCCCCCGAGTTGACTCTGGGCGCTTGGCGCGCGGAGTGCTACTACTGATTTGGCTGCTGGAGGCTCCGCTGCTGCTGGGGGTCCGGGCGCAGGCGGCCGGCCAGGGGCCCGGGCCGGGGCAGCAGCCCCCGCCGCCTCAGCAGCAGCAGAGCGGGCAGCAGTACAACGGCGAGCGGGGCATCTCAATACCGGACCACGGCTACTGCCAGCCCATCTCCATCCCGCTGTGCACGGACATCGCGTACAACCAGACCATCATGCCCAACCTGCTGGGCCACACGAACCAGGAGGATGCGGGCCTCGAGGTGCACCAGTTCTACCCGCTAGTGAAGGTGCAGTGCTCCGCGGAGCTCAAGTTCTTCCTGTGCTCCATGTACGCGCCCGTGTGCACCGTGCTGGAGCAGGCTCTGCCGCCTTGCCGCTCCTTGTGCGAGCGCGCGCGCCAGGGCTGCGAGGCGCTCATGAACAAGTTCGGCTTCCAGTGGCCTGACACGCTAAAGTGCGAGAAGTTCCCGGTGCACGGCGCTGGCGAGCTGTGCGTGGGCCAGAACACGTCGGACAAGGGCACCCCGACGCCCTCGCTGCTGCCTGAGTTCTGGACCAGCAACCCACAGCACGGCGGCGGAGGGTACAGGGGGGGCGGCTTCGCGGGGGGCGCCGGCGCGTCGGAACGAGGCAAGTTCTCGTGCCCGCGCGCCCTCAAGGTGCCCTCCTACCTCAACTACCACTTCCTGGGGGAGAAGGACTGCGGCGCGCCCTGCGAGCCGACCAAGGTATACGGGCTTATGTATTTTGGGCCGGAGGAGCTGCGCTTCTCGCGCACCTGGATCGGCATCTGGTCAGTGCTATGCTGCGCCTCCACGCTCTTCACGGTGCTCACGTACCTGGTGGACATGCGGCGCTTCAGCTACCCGGAGCGGCCCATCATCTTCCTGTCGGGCTGCTACACGGCAGTGGCCGTGGCCTACATCGCCGGCTTCCTGCTGGAGGACCGGGTGGTGTGTAACGACAAATTCGCGGAGGACGGGGCGCGCACAGTGGCGCAGGGCACCAAGAAGGAGGGCTGCACCATCCTCTTCATGATGCTCTACTTCTTCAGCATGGCCAGCTCCATCTGGTGGGTGATCCTTTCGCTCACCTGGTTCCTGGCGGCCGGCATGAAGTGGGGCCACGAGGCCATCGAGGCCAACTCGCAGTATTTTCACCTGGCCGCCTGGGCCGTGCCGGCCATTAAGACCATCACCATCCTGGCGCTGGGCCAGGTGGACGGTGATGTGCTGAGCGGCGTGTGCTTCGTGGGGCTCAACAACGTGGACGCACTGCGCGGCTTCGTGCTGGCGCCACTCTTCGTGTACCTGTTCATCGGCACGTCCTTCCTACTGGCCGGCTTCGTGTCCCTCTTTCGCATTCGCACTATCATGAAACACGACGGCACCAAGACCGAGAAGCTGGAGAAGCTCATGGTGCGCATCGGTGTCTTCAGCGTGCTCTACACGGTGCCAGCCACTATCGTCATTGCCTGCTACTTCTACGAGCAGGCCTTCCGGGACCAGTGGGAGCGCAGCTGGGTGGCCCAGAGCTGCAAGAGCTATGCtatcccctgcccccacctccaggcGGGCGGCGCCCCGCCGCACCCACCCATGAGCCCTGACTTCACAGTCTTCATGATCAAGTATCTTATGACGCTGATCGTGGGCATCACGTCAGGCTTCTGGATCTGGTCCGGCAAGACCCTCAACTCCTGGAGGAAGTTCTACACTAGGCTCACCAATAGCAAACAGGGGGAGACCACCGTCTGA